One genomic region from Fulvitalea axinellae encodes:
- a CDS encoding YciI family protein codes for MKEFTLIFRMNDASRVKPSPEQMQERMNWLAGIASQNKLVDKGNSLLPDTKSAKTVMSEDLVTDGPYTEIKEFIVGYVIIRAEDINEAVEIAKANPIFKIGGNIEVREVLKRD; via the coding sequence ATGAAAGAATTCACATTGATCTTTAGGATGAATGACGCATCACGGGTGAAACCCTCTCCCGAGCAGATGCAGGAAAGGATGAATTGGTTGGCGGGCATAGCTTCACAAAATAAACTCGTTGACAAGGGCAATTCGCTATTGCCGGACACCAAGAGTGCCAAAACTGTCATGTCCGAAGATCTTGTTACTGATGGACCTTACACGGAAATAAAAGAGTTCATCGTTGGTTATGTCATAATAAGGGCCGAAGATATTAATGAAGCCGTTGAGATAGCCAAAGCCAATCCTATTTTTAAGATTGGAGGAAATATTGAAGTCCGGGAAGTCCTAAAGCGGGATTAG